From the Thiomicrorhabdus sp. genome, the window AAAGAAAAAAAAGCGCATTATCATAAAATTCGCATGGAGCGAAAAAAGGCACAGATTGACGCATCCATTGCGCGGGCCGACAGCGAAAAAGGTTTATTGCTGGTCATCACCGGCAACGGCAAAGGAAAATCGACATCGGCTTTTGGAATGGTGGCGCGAGCACTCGGTCATGGTCAGAAGGTCGGCGTTTGCCAGTTCATTAAAAGCCGCACAGATACCGGCGAAGAGGCGTTTTTCAAAGCGCAGTCAAATTGCGAATGGCATGTCCTGGGAGACGGATTTACCTGGGAAACGCAAAATCGCGATCAGGACATCATCACCTCTGAGAAAGGCTGGGCCCTTGCCGAAAAAATGCTTCAAGATCCGAGTTACAACCTGGTAGTCCTGGATGAACTCACTTATTTACTGAGCTATGACTATCTGGATAAGGAGCAAGTGCTTAACACCATCAGCGAACGCCCGGAAATGCAGCATGTCGTGGTCACCGGGCGTTCGGCACTGGCCGAACTGCGCGAACTGGCCGATACCGTATCGGAAATCAAGGATGAAAAACACGCCTATACCAGCGGGATCAAAGCACAAAAAGGAATTGATTTCTGAATGCACCGCCAAAATCATCTCAAGCGCCCAGACGCTTTTAATCTGCAAAGCATTTTGCTGGCCGCTCTTCTCCTGCTGGTGCCGATCGCCTCCAAAGCTACCCCAGAAAATGAGAAGCCACACAAAGCTGTCTCACCGCGAATCATCAGTCTGGCGCCGCATTTGACCGAAATGGTTTACTCCGCCGGAGCCGGCAAACATCTGGTCGGCGCCGTCAATTACTCCGACTACCCGCCCGAAGCACGACAACTGCCGATCATCGGCGACTATAACAGCCTCAATCTCGAGGCTCTAATTAAACTCAAGCCGAACCTCATCCTTGCTTGGAAATCTGGAAACCGATTGCAGGATATCGAGCGTTTAAAATCTCTGGGATTTCGAGTCGTAGAAAACGAAATTCATAACCTGGAAGATATTCCGGACAGCATCGCGCTAATCGGAAAACTTACCGGAAGCGAAAAAATCGCAAACAAAGTCGCTCAAACACTGCATAGTCTGCTCACGAGCATTCGACTCCGCCATCGCGACAAACCCCCGATCACTACCTTCTATCAAGTTTGGAACAATCCCTTGATCACCATCGGAAAAAACCAATTCATCAGTCAGGGATTGGCATTGTGCAATGCAGAAAATATTTTTAACGACCTGCCCGGCCTAAGCGCGCAAGTTTCTCTGGAAGCGGTTTTGCAACGCGACCCGCAATTGATTCTGATTGGAGGAAACAAAGCTTTTCAAAAAGGCTGGCAACAAAATTGGGAACACTACCCGACTTTGGCAGCAGTAACCAGGAAGCATATTTTTCAAGTGGACAACGATCTGTATCAAAGACCTACCGAACGCTTTATCCTCGCTCTGCCTGCACTCTGCGAACTGATCGACCGCGCCCGCGAAGATAAACTTTAACGCAACTGCTGGTACCAGGCTCCTTCTTTAAAGGCAAGAAGCAACTTACGGGCTCTGCCTTCATCCAGAGAAATCAAACTTTCCCCGGAGAGGAAAAAATCATTTAAACCATCTATTTGATTCAACTGTCGACGAGTCATACCGGAAAACCACATACCCCAATCAGAGAAATCGCGCGCTTCAATTGGCTCCTGAATTAATTTCATCACCCGCTGATGACGAGGATCGGCAGAAATTCGCCGATAAAGATTCTCTACCACAGACAGCTCTCCTTCCAGAACCTGAAAAAAGGTGTTATCCGCATACAGCAACATCCCGGACACATCATGCGCTGCATTATTGCATCGACTGCTTTACAAGATACTGTCAACTTCAGACTGCG encodes:
- a CDS encoding cobalamin-binding protein, with the translated sequence MHRQNHLKRPDAFNLQSILLAALLLLVPIASKATPENEKPHKAVSPRIISLAPHLTEMVYSAGAGKHLVGAVNYSDYPPEARQLPIIGDYNSLNLEALIKLKPNLILAWKSGNRLQDIERLKSLGFRVVENEIHNLEDIPDSIALIGKLTGSEKIANKVAQTLHSLLTSIRLRHRDKPPITTFYQVWNNPLITIGKNQFISQGLALCNAENIFNDLPGLSAQVSLEAVLQRDPQLILIGGNKAFQKGWQQNWEHYPTLAAVTRKHIFQVDNDLYQRPTERFILALPALCELIDRAREDKL
- the cobO gene encoding cob(I)yrinic acid a,c-diamide adenosyltransferase yields the protein MTQKEKKAHYHKIRMERKKAQIDASIARADSEKGLLLVITGNGKGKSTSAFGMVARALGHGQKVGVCQFIKSRTDTGEEAFFKAQSNCEWHVLGDGFTWETQNRDQDIITSEKGWALAEKMLQDPSYNLVVLDELTYLLSYDYLDKEQVLNTISERPEMQHVVVTGRSALAELRELADTVSEIKDEKHAYTSGIKAQKGIDF